A segment of the Candidatus Methylacidithermus pantelleriae genome:
TTGAGAATCCGGTTGCTTCCCGATTGAACTGGGAGGTGAACGTGCTTGGCGAGTTTGGGGAGGGAGGCAAGAGCTTCAATAAGATCGTCTTGAAACCCTTTAGGGTGCGGAGAAGTGAAACGAATGCGTAGTATACCAGGAACTTCGGAGATCGCATAGAGAAGTTGGACAAATGGGGTCTGCCCATTCCTTTTAGGGAACTCATGGCGGCCGTAAAGGTTCACGATCTGTCCCAAAAGGGTTACTTCCCGCACCCCTCGCTCCGCTAATTCCCGGACCTCTGCAAGAATTTCTTCCATGGGACGGCTCCGTTCGCTCCCCCGGGTTTGCGGGACGATACAGAACGTGCAACGCATGTTGCATCCCTGCATGATGGAAACGAAAGCCGTGACCTTGTTCTTGAGCCAAAGGTGGTCTCGGATGGCGTTTTGGGATCCTTTTTCTGGGGAAACGTCTACTACTTTTCCTCCCTCTTTCCGGAGGGTTTCCACGTAATCCGCCACCCGATGGAATTTCTGCGTCCCTACTACCAGGTCCACGGAGGGCAAAAGTTTGAGAAGCTCCTCGCCCCGTGCTTGGGCCATACATCCCAAAAAGCCCAGGATAAGGTCCGGCTTGGAGCGCTTTTCTTTTGCAAGGGCGCCCATCTTTCCCAAGGCCTTTTGGTCGGCAAGATCGCGGACGCTGCACGTGTTAATCAAAACCACGTCAGCTTCCTTCTCAGAAGAAGCCAGGGTGTACCCCTTGCGGAGAAAATCCCGGAGCACCTGCTCCGAGTCTCGTTCGTTCATCTGGCAGCCGTATGTCTTAAGATAAACTGAGGGCATGGAGTGGAATCGTTGCCTATTCCACAACTAATGCCAAGGAAACCCCGCGTAAAGGGGGAGTTTTGCTTGAGCAAAAGCGTCCCCCTTGTGGAGAGCTTTTCCGTGGTTGCCTTTAACCAAAATCGACAGCGCTTTTGGAAACCGGAGATGTTAGGTTTTGTTCGGTCGGCTCTTCCTTGGCCTAGGATCGAAAAAAG
Coding sequences within it:
- the miaB gene encoding tRNA (N6-isopentenyl adenosine(37)-C2)-methylthiotransferase MiaB; its protein translation is MPSVYLKTYGCQMNERDSEQVLRDFLRKGYTLASSEKEADVVLINTCSVRDLADQKALGKMGALAKEKRSKPDLILGFLGCMAQARGEELLKLLPSVDLVVGTQKFHRVADYVETLRKEGGKVVDVSPEKGSQNAIRDHLWLKNKVTAFVSIMQGCNMRCTFCIVPQTRGSERSRPMEEILAEVRELAERGVREVTLLGQIVNLYGRHEFPKRNGQTPFVQLLYAISEVPGILRIRFTSPHPKGFQDDLIEALASLPKLAKHVHLPVQSGSNRILKAMKRVYTVEEYLRLVERLKEKIPDITLGTDIIVGFPGETDEDFLQTKELVRRVGFDQAFIFRYSPRRGTPAAEFPNQVPEEVKYQRNYELLALHETLVREKAKNWIGKVMEVLIEGPTKKDPSRYEGRSQWNHLVIVPGDPRLLGRLVQVQITETTGHTYYGHVIAREGSSGDWEPWEATPPKPVRSP